A stretch of Arachis hypogaea cultivar Tifrunner chromosome 15, arahy.Tifrunner.gnm2.J5K5, whole genome shotgun sequence DNA encodes these proteins:
- the LOC112747395 gene encoding uncharacterized protein, whose protein sequence is MENMQSASGKQDNSIMKSIEQRARSRGRSDLMTQRLKNRERQRRYRARKRLEAETKKPFVVQETPAVQVELQPNGNHNSFVTQPNENHNNFMTRIYCKRDWKKDARRVHLLKHQDTNGSIDHSSTLTSVPEVACLAVGNKTESMLEREVQFGSSVVVNNETPNRGLLGRRDWKAEARRKKSYDVISN, encoded by the exons ATGGAAAACATGCAAAGTGCCTCTGGAAAACAAGATAATTCCATAATGAAGTCCATTGAGCAAAGAGCACGCTCTAGAGGGCGTAGCGACTTAATGACTCAACGTCTGAAAAATCGAGAGAGGCAACGAAGATACAGGGCTCGCAAGCGTCTAGAAGCCGAAACCAAGAAGCCTTTTGTTGTACAAGAGACTCCAGCAGTGCAAGTAGAGCTACAACCAAATGGGAATCACAACAGCTTTGTGACTCAACCAAATGAGAACCACAACAACTTCATGACCCGCATATATTGCAAACGGGATTGGAAAAAGGATGCACGGCGGGTTCATCTTCTGAAGCACCAAGATACAAATGGATCAATTGATCATTCTTCAACATTAACTAGTGTTCCTGAGGTTGCATGTTTagctgttgggaataagacagaaTCCATGCTAGAGAGGGAAGTTCAGTTTGGATCTTCTGTTGTTGTCAATAATGAAACTCCTAATAGAGGCTTGCTGGGTAGAAGAGATTGGAAAGCAGAAGctagaagaaagaaaa GTTATGATGTTATAAGCAACTAG
- the LOC112746838 gene encoding uncharacterized protein, with protein sequence MEDTKTKLPSHESTIPLIARLDHLEFIMKYLERKQRSGNNNNNNSNVNLSAEKQYGELVAKKEAFFKGTLLDRVASLEHRLYQLCMEMDSSGSSYPLSINSTQDSGESSSSQESKGEICYSFPTFNNLPNHGHKAMLHNHTRTLLELQEQREGIKNPMKNSSKQQVVKNSKAKKKEKKGTVSVAKKRNPPISWPHLKLLGC encoded by the exons ATGGAAGACACAAAGACAAAACTACCGTCACATGAATCCACTATCCCGCTCATTGCTAGGTTGGATCATCTTGAATTCATT ATGAAATATTTGGAAAGAAAGCAAAGAAgtggaaacaataataacaataatagtaaTGTTAATCTTAGTGCTGAGAAACAATATGGGGAATTGGTGGCCAAGAAAGAGGCATTTTTCAAAGGAACATTGCTGGATAGGGTGGCCTCTCTTGAACACAGACTTTATCAG CTTTGCATGGAAATGGATTCAAGTGGCAGCTCTTATCCTTTGTccataaattcaacacaagattcTGGAGAATCTTCTTCAAGCCAGGAATCCAAAGGAGAAATATGTTACTCATTTCCAACCTTCAACAATCTCCCAAATCATGGACACAAAGCCATGCTTCATAACCACACTAGGACACTTCTTGAATTGCAG GAACAACGTGAGGGCATTAAGAATCCAATGAAAAATTCAAGCAAGCAGCAGGTGGTGAAAAATAGTAAAgccaagaagaaggaaaagaaaggcACTGTGTCTGTGGCAAAGAAACGGAATCCACCAATTAGTTGGCCACATTTAAAGCTATTAGGCTGCTAA
- the LOC112747392 gene encoding mitochondrial carnitine/acylcarnitine carrier-like protein codes for MGDVAKDLTAGTIGGAAQLICGHPFDTIKVKLQSQPTPLPGQVPKYAGAIDAVKQTIAAEGPRGLYKGMGAPLATVAAFNAVLFSVRGQLEALLRSEPGAPLTVNQQIVCGAGAGVAVSVLACPTELVKCRLQAQSALAGSGVATLAVKYGGPMDVARQVLRSEGGVKGLFKGLVPTMAREIPGNAAMFGVYEATKQLLAGGRDTSGLGRGSLVVAGGLAGASFWFMVYPTDVVKSVIQVDDYKNPKFSGTIDAFRKIRSTEGVKGLYKGFGPAMARSVPANAACFLAYEMTRSALG; via the exons ATGGGAGACGTGGCTAAGGACCTAACAGCAGGAACTATTGGAGGGGCAGCACAGTTGATATGTGGCCACCCCTTTGACACTATCAAGGTCAAGCTCCAAAGCCAGCCTACACCACTCCCTGGCCAGGTTCCCAAGTATGCTGGTGCAATTGATGCTGTGAAGCAGACAATAGCAGCCGAAGGACCAAGGGGTTTATACAAAGGTATGGGAGCCCCACTTGCTACTGTAGCTGCCTTCAACGCTGTCCTGTTTTCAGTAAGGGGACAACTGGAGGCATTATTGAGGTCCGAACCTGGTGCTCCTCTCACAGTAAACCAGCAGATTGTTTGTGGCGCCGGAGCCGGAGTTGCGGTTTCTGTTCTAGCTTGCCCCACTGAATTGGTCAAATGCAG ATTGCAAGCACAAAGTGCTCTTGCTGGTTCTGGAGTTGCTACTCTGGCCGTGAAATATGGAGGACCTATGGATGTGGCCAGACAAGTTCTTCGGTCAGAAGGAGGTGTAAAAGGTCTTTTCAAGGGCTTGGTTCCTACAATGGCGCGTGAAATACCTGGAAATGCTGCAATGTTTGGAGTATATGAAGCAACTAAGCAATTACTCGCAGGAGGACGTGATACCTCTGGACTAGGTAGAGGTTCTCTGGTGGTTGCTGGAGGCTTGGCTGGAGCTTCCTTCTGGTTCATGGTATACCCAACCGACGTTGTTAAGAGTGTGATTCAAGTAGATGATTACAAAAATCCAAAGTTTTCTGGTACAATTGATGCTTTCAGAAAGATTCGCTCCACCGAAGGAGTCAAAGGACTGTATAAGGGTTTTGGTCCGGCGATGGCCCGAAGTGTTCCTGCAAATGCAGCTTGTTTCTTGGCATATGAGATGACACGATCAGCTCTAGGATGA
- the LOC112747393 gene encoding abscisic acid receptor PYR1-like, with product MEKGEGSASSAAAGENSTDKNPSRHNLTLPSGLTADEFESLKHSISDHHTYLLGPGQCSSLLAQRIHAPPSVVWSIVRRFDKPQTYKHFIKSCAVKEPFHMAVGCTRDVNVISGLPAATSTERLDLLDDDKHVTGFSIIGGEHRLRNYRSVTTVHGFEDRDGGGGGGKIYSVVLESYIVDVPEGNTEEDTRLFADTVVKLNLQKLASVTEGMNRDGDG from the coding sequence ATGGAGAAAGGTGAGGGCAGCGCTTCCTCCGCCGCCGCGGGCGAAAACTCCACCGACAAGAACCCGTCGCGCCACAACCTCACCCTCCCCTCAGGACTCACAGCTGACGAATTCGAATCCCTAAAGCACTCCATCTCCGACCACCACACGTACCTACTCGGACCAGGCCAATGCTCCTCCCTCCTCGCGCAGCGCATCCACGCGCCGCCCTCCGTCGTCTGGTCCATCGTTCGCCGCTTCGACAAGCCCCAAACCTACAAGCACTTCATCAAGAGCTGCGCCGTCAAGGAACCCTTCCACATGGCCGTCGGTTGCACTCGCGACGTCAATGTCATCTCTGGCCTCCCAGCCGCCACCTCCACCGAGCGCCTCGACCTCCTCGACGACGACAAACACGTCACTGGCTTCAGCATCATCGGCGGTGAGCACAGACTCCGCAATTACCGCTCCGTCACCACCGTCCACGGCTTCGAGGATCGCGATGGCGGCGGAGGAGGAGGGAAGATCTATTCCGTTGTTCTTGAATCGTACATCGTTGACGTGCCGGAAGGGAACACCGAGGAGGACACGCGTCTCTTTGCGGACACCGTCGTGAAGCTCAACCTCCAGAAACTCGCGTCCGTCACCGAAGGCATGAACCGTGACGGCGACGGTTAA
- the LOC112747394 gene encoding protein HAIKU1-like has protein sequence MDNSKNRINDSLGVNKIGKNIRKSPLHQPNFGNNAARQQPQPQVYNISKNDFRDIVQQLTGSPSQEPPLRPPPNNPPKPQSMRLQKIRPPPLGPIARPRHPPPMPVPTAPPPIPYSSAMPRPPQFGQPSRSPLQPFTPVDIWTNTAESPISAYMRYLQTSIMDPGPRGNQVHPQPYRHPQLPPLPQPQVSGNGRPPPPSSGLLPNPPMPVVPSPRLNGPVPPTNATNPPVPSFPSPHPQANGPPLLPSPTSQFLLPSPTGFLNLLSPPPRSPYLPLSPGIQFPSPLTPNFPFSPMAQSGILGPGPQPPPSPGFMYPLSPSGFFPIASPRWRDY, from the coding sequence ATGGATAACTCCAAAAACAGGATTAATGATAGTTTGGGTGTGAATAAGAttgggaaaaatataagaaagAGCCCTTTACACCAGCCCAATTTTGGAAATAATGCTGCTAGACAACAGCCACAGCCTCAGGTTTACAACATAAGCAAGAATGATTTTCGCGACATTGTTCAGCAGCTTACTGGATCGCCATCACAAGAACCTCCACTTAGACCTCCACCAAACAATCCACCAAAACCGCAGAGTATGCGACTGCAGAAAATTAGGCCTCCCCCATTAGGACCAATTGCTCGGCCTCGCCACCCTCCACCAATGCCAGTTCCCACAGCCCCTCCTCCAATTCCTTATAGTAGTGCCATGCCTAGACCACCTCAGTTTGGACAGCCGTCACGCTCCCCTTTGCAACCATTTACACCAGTTGATATATGGACTAACACAGCTGAGTCTCCTATCTCGGCTTACATGCGTTACCTTCAAACTTCAATAATGGATCCAGGTCCAAGGGGTAATCAAGTTCACCCTCAACCGTATCGACACCCACAACTGCCTCCACTCCCTCAACCACAAGTATCGGGAAATGGTCGGCCTCCACCACCTTCATCCGGTTTGCTTCCTAATCCTCCCATGCCAGTGGTTCCTTCTCCAAGATTAAATGGTCCTGTTCCACCAACAAATGCCACTAACCCTCCAGTgcctagctttccttctccacatccacaagcaaatggacCTCCGCTTCTACCTTCTCCAACCTCACAATTCCTCCTGCCTTCTCCAACCGGTTTCCTAAATTTGCTATCACCTCCCCCTCGGTCTCCTTATCTACCTCTGTCTCCAGGAATTCAGTTTCCATCTCCTCTTACACCCAATTTTCCTTTCTCACCAATGGCACAATCTGGGATTTTAGGTCCTGGTCCTCAACCTCCACCTTCTCCAGGTTTTATGTATCCGTTATCTCCTTCAGGATTTTTCCCCATTGCAAGTCCTAGGTGGAGAGATTACTAG